The Symphalangus syndactylus isolate Jambi chromosome 3, NHGRI_mSymSyn1-v2.1_pri, whole genome shotgun sequence genome has a segment encoding these proteins:
- the B3GAT1 gene encoding galactosylgalactosylxylosylprotein 3-beta-glucuronosyltransferase 1 isoform X2, which translates to MGNEEPWVQPALEMPKRRDILAIVLIVLPWTLLITVWHQSTLAPLLAVHKDEGSDPRRETAPGADPREYCMSDRDIVEVVRTEYVYTRPPPWSDTLPTIHVVTPTYSRPVQKAELTRMANTLLHVPNLHWLVVEDAPRRTPLTARLLRDTGLNYTHLHVETPRNYKLRGDARDPRIPRGTMQRNLALRWLRETFPRNSSQPGVVYFADDDNTYSLELFEEMRSTRRVSVWPVAFVGGLRYEAPRVNGAGKVVGWKTVFDPHRPFAIDMAGFAVNLRLILQRSQAYFKLRGVKGGYQESSLLRELVTLNDLEPKAANCTKILVWHTRTEKPVLVNEGKKGFTDPSVEI; encoded by the exons ATGG GTAATGAGGAGCCGTGGGTGCAGCCAGCCTTGGAGATGCCGAAGAGACGGGACATCCTAGCGATCGTCCTCATCGTGCTGCCCTGGACTCTGCTCATCACCGTCTGGCACCAGAGCACCCTCGCACCCCTGCTCGCCGTGCATAAGG ATGAGGGCAGTGACCCCCGGCGCGAAACGGCGCCCGGCGCCGACCCCAGGGAGTACTGCATGTCCGACCGCGACATCGTGGAGGTGGTACGCACCGAGTACGTGTACACGCGGCCCCCGCCGTGGTCCGACACGCTGCCCACCATCCACGTGGTGACGCCCACCTACAGCCGCCCGGTGCAGAAGGCCGAGCTGACGCGCATGGCCAACACGCTGCTGCACGTGCCCAACCTCCACTGGCTGGTGGTGGAGGATGCGCCACGCCGGACGCCGCTGACCGCGCGCCTGCTGCGCGACACCGGCCTCAACTACACGCACCTGCACGTGGAGACGCCCCGCAACTACAAGCTGCGCGGAGACGCCCGCGACCCACGCATCCCGCGGGGCACCATGCAGCGCAACCTGGCCCTGCGCTGGCTGCGAGAGACCTTCCCGCGCAACTCCAGCCAGCCTGGCGTGGTCTACTTCGCGGACGACGACAACACCTACAGCCTGGAGCTCTTCGAGGAG ATGCGCAGCACCAGGAGGGTGTCCGTGTGGCCCGTCGCCTTCGTGGGTGGCCTGCGGTACGAGGCCCCACGGGTGAACGGGGCAGGGAAGGTGGTCGGCTGGAAGACGGTGTTTGACCCCCACCGGCCATTTGCAATAGACATGGCTGGATTTGCCGTCAACCTGCGGCTCATTCTGCAGCGAAGCCAGGCCTACTTCAAGCTGCGAGGTGTGAAGGGAGGCTACCAGGAAAGCAGCCTCCTTCGAGAACTTGTCACCCTCAACGACCTGGAGCCCAAGGCAGCCAACTGCACCAAG ATCCTGGTGTGGCACACACGGACAGAGAAGCCAGTGCTGGTGAATGAGGGCAAGAAGGGCTTCACTGACCCCTCGGTGGAGATCTGA
- the B3GAT1 gene encoding galactosylgalactosylxylosylprotein 3-beta-glucuronosyltransferase 1 isoform X3, with product MPKRRDILAIVLIVLPWTLLITVWHQSTLAPLLAVHKDEGSDPRRETAPGADPREYCMSDRDIVEVVRTEYVYTRPPPWSDTLPTIHVVTPTYSRPVQKAELTRMANTLLHVPNLHWLVVEDAPRRTPLTARLLRDTGLNYTHLHVETPRNYKLRGDARDPRIPRGTMQRNLALRWLRETFPRNSSQPGVVYFADDDNTYSLELFEEMRSTRRVSVWPVAFVGGLRYEAPRVNGAGKVVGWKTVFDPHRPFAIDMAGFAVNLRLILQRSQAYFKLRGVKGGYQESSLLRELVTLNDLEPKAANCTKILVWHTRTEKPVLVNEGKKGFTDPSVEI from the exons ATGCCGAAGAGACGGGACATCCTAGCGATCGTCCTCATCGTGCTGCCCTGGACTCTGCTCATCACCGTCTGGCACCAGAGCACCCTCGCACCCCTGCTCGCCGTGCATAAGG ATGAGGGCAGTGACCCCCGGCGCGAAACGGCGCCCGGCGCCGACCCCAGGGAGTACTGCATGTCCGACCGCGACATCGTGGAGGTGGTACGCACCGAGTACGTGTACACGCGGCCCCCGCCGTGGTCCGACACGCTGCCCACCATCCACGTGGTGACGCCCACCTACAGCCGCCCGGTGCAGAAGGCCGAGCTGACGCGCATGGCCAACACGCTGCTGCACGTGCCCAACCTCCACTGGCTGGTGGTGGAGGATGCGCCACGCCGGACGCCGCTGACCGCGCGCCTGCTGCGCGACACCGGCCTCAACTACACGCACCTGCACGTGGAGACGCCCCGCAACTACAAGCTGCGCGGAGACGCCCGCGACCCACGCATCCCGCGGGGCACCATGCAGCGCAACCTGGCCCTGCGCTGGCTGCGAGAGACCTTCCCGCGCAACTCCAGCCAGCCTGGCGTGGTCTACTTCGCGGACGACGACAACACCTACAGCCTGGAGCTCTTCGAGGAG ATGCGCAGCACCAGGAGGGTGTCCGTGTGGCCCGTCGCCTTCGTGGGTGGCCTGCGGTACGAGGCCCCACGGGTGAACGGGGCAGGGAAGGTGGTCGGCTGGAAGACGGTGTTTGACCCCCACCGGCCATTTGCAATAGACATGGCTGGATTTGCCGTCAACCTGCGGCTCATTCTGCAGCGAAGCCAGGCCTACTTCAAGCTGCGAGGTGTGAAGGGAGGCTACCAGGAAAGCAGCCTCCTTCGAGAACTTGTCACCCTCAACGACCTGGAGCCCAAGGCAGCCAACTGCACCAAG ATCCTGGTGTGGCACACACGGACAGAGAAGCCAGTGCTGGTGAATGAGGGCAAGAAGGGCTTCACTGACCCCTCGGTGGAGATCTGA
- the B3GAT1 gene encoding galactosylgalactosylxylosylprotein 3-beta-glucuronosyltransferase 1 isoform X1 produces MSRAREGRGGRLFLGNQHIQELRMQSWNMGNRTQIARGLQSWGRGYFCVIRTRTLTEWIPGLQMSTLELTDEGSDPRRETAPGADPREYCMSDRDIVEVVRTEYVYTRPPPWSDTLPTIHVVTPTYSRPVQKAELTRMANTLLHVPNLHWLVVEDAPRRTPLTARLLRDTGLNYTHLHVETPRNYKLRGDARDPRIPRGTMQRNLALRWLRETFPRNSSQPGVVYFADDDNTYSLELFEEMRSTRRVSVWPVAFVGGLRYEAPRVNGAGKVVGWKTVFDPHRPFAIDMAGFAVNLRLILQRSQAYFKLRGVKGGYQESSLLRELVTLNDLEPKAANCTKILVWHTRTEKPVLVNEGKKGFTDPSVEI; encoded by the exons ATGAGCAgggccagggaggggaggggaggacgcCTCTTCCTAGGAAATCAGCACATTCAGGAACTGAGGATGCAATCCTGGAATATGGGCAACCGCACTCAAATAGCTAGAGGGCTGCAAAGCTGGGGGAGAGGTTATTTCTGTGTCATCAGAACTAGGACCCTCACAGAGTGGATTCCAGGGCTGCAGATGTCAACCTTGGAGCTAACAG ATGAGGGCAGTGACCCCCGGCGCGAAACGGCGCCCGGCGCCGACCCCAGGGAGTACTGCATGTCCGACCGCGACATCGTGGAGGTGGTACGCACCGAGTACGTGTACACGCGGCCCCCGCCGTGGTCCGACACGCTGCCCACCATCCACGTGGTGACGCCCACCTACAGCCGCCCGGTGCAGAAGGCCGAGCTGACGCGCATGGCCAACACGCTGCTGCACGTGCCCAACCTCCACTGGCTGGTGGTGGAGGATGCGCCACGCCGGACGCCGCTGACCGCGCGCCTGCTGCGCGACACCGGCCTCAACTACACGCACCTGCACGTGGAGACGCCCCGCAACTACAAGCTGCGCGGAGACGCCCGCGACCCACGCATCCCGCGGGGCACCATGCAGCGCAACCTGGCCCTGCGCTGGCTGCGAGAGACCTTCCCGCGCAACTCCAGCCAGCCTGGCGTGGTCTACTTCGCGGACGACGACAACACCTACAGCCTGGAGCTCTTCGAGGAG ATGCGCAGCACCAGGAGGGTGTCCGTGTGGCCCGTCGCCTTCGTGGGTGGCCTGCGGTACGAGGCCCCACGGGTGAACGGGGCAGGGAAGGTGGTCGGCTGGAAGACGGTGTTTGACCCCCACCGGCCATTTGCAATAGACATGGCTGGATTTGCCGTCAACCTGCGGCTCATTCTGCAGCGAAGCCAGGCCTACTTCAAGCTGCGAGGTGTGAAGGGAGGCTACCAGGAAAGCAGCCTCCTTCGAGAACTTGTCACCCTCAACGACCTGGAGCCCAAGGCAGCCAACTGCACCAAG ATCCTGGTGTGGCACACACGGACAGAGAAGCCAGTGCTGGTGAATGAGGGCAAGAAGGGCTTCACTGACCCCTCGGTGGAGATCTGA